TCTTCTGGATTCTTGACACAAATCATGCCAACTACTTCATCACCCTCATCCAAAGCAATACCTTTTACACCTTGGCCAGTACGTCCAATAGCCCTGATTACTGACTCATTAAACCTGATAGCACGACCTTTTCCGGTAGCCATCAATATTTCGTTTGAGCCATTAGTGAGCCTTGCGCTGAGCAGTTCATCATCTTCTTTGATTGTAATTGCAATTACCCCGTTTTGTCTTGGTCTGCTGTAATCAGCCAAAGGTGACTTCTTGATGATACCCTTCTTGGTACCCATCACTATATAGTGTGAGTTTACAAAATCAAGGTCTTCAGCCAGTCGTTTAACTCTCATAAAGGCCTTAACAGTATCGTCAGGTTCTATATTTATCAGGTTCTGGATAGCTCTACCCTTTGAGTTCTTAGAGCCTTCAGGGATTTCATAGACCTTGAGCCAGTAGCAACGCCCCTTCTTTGTAAAGAAGAGCAGGGTTGCATGCATTGAAGCAGGATAAATCTGCTCAATAAAATCGTCATCGCGGGTTGAGGAACCTTTAGAGCCCACCCCTCCCCTGTTTTGTGTTTTAAACTCGGATAATGGAGTCCTCTTGATATAACCCATATGGGAAATGGTGATTATCATTTCCTCATCAGCATAGAAATCTTCAGGATTGAATTCTTCAGAAGAATAAACAATTTCGGTTCTTCTACCTTCGTTATACTTCTGCTTTATTTCAATCAGCTCATTCTTAATGACCTCCATTCGCAAGTGAACATTTGCAAGGATATCCTTCAGTCTAGCTATTTCAGTAAGCAGATTGTTGTACTCATCACGTAGTTTATCCTGTTCAAGACCGGTCAACTGGCGAAGCCTCATTTCAACAATAGCACGAGCCTGGATTTCAGACAGCTGGAATGTTTCAATAAGCTTATCCTTAGCCTCATCTGGAGTTTGAGCTGCCCTGATAATTCGTATGACTTCGTCAATATGATCAGATGCAATAATCAGTCCTTCAAGGATATGCGCTCTCTTTTCAGCCTGATCTAGCTCAAACTGGGTACGACGAGTAACTACGTCGTGCCTGTGTTCAACAAAGTTTGAGATCAGGTCCTTGAGGTTAAGCATCATTGGGCGACCCTTGACAAGAGCAATGTTATTTACCCCGAAAGATGATTGCAGCGCAGTGTTCTTATACAGATGATTGAGCACCACATTAGCGATCGCATCCTTTTTAAGATCGATCACGATACGCATACCTTCACGGTCAGACTCATCATTAACATTGGAGATGCCATCTATCTTCTTCTCGTTTACAAGGTCAGCGATTTTCATTATCAATTCCGCCTTATTGACCATGTATGGTATCTCCCTGATAACAATCTTCTCACGTCCGTGTCCGTCTGTTTCGACCTCGCACTTAGCCCTGATGACTATTCGACCCCTACCGGTTTCATAGCTTTCCTTAACACCTTCATAACCGTAAATAATACCTCCGGTCGGGAAATCAGGAGCCTTTATTATTTTTGTCAGTTC
The genomic region above belongs to Xiashengella succiniciproducens and contains:
- the gyrA gene encoding DNA gyrase subunit A; its protein translation is MIEEERVIKVNIEEEMKASYIDYSMSVIVSRALPDVRDGLKPVHRRVLFGMHELGVGSNKPYKKSARIVGEVLGKFHPHGDSSVYYAMVRLAQTWSMRYLLVDGQGNFGSIDGDSPAAMRYTEARLNKLAEETLLDIEKDTVDFQMNFDDSLKEPTVLPTRIPLLLINGASGIAVGMATNMAPHNLVDTVNAIIAYIDNPEIEIPELTKIIKAPDFPTGGIIYGYEGVKESYETGRGRIVIRAKCEVETDGHGREKIVIREIPYMVNKAELIMKIADLVNEKKIDGISNVNDESDREGMRIVIDLKKDAIANVVLNHLYKNTALQSSFGVNNIALVKGRPMMLNLKDLISNFVEHRHDVVTRRTQFELDQAEKRAHILEGLIIASDHIDEVIRIIRAAQTPDEAKDKLIETFQLSEIQARAIVEMRLRQLTGLEQDKLRDEYNNLLTEIARLKDILANVHLRMEVIKNELIEIKQKYNEGRRTEIVYSSEEFNPEDFYADEEMIITISHMGYIKRTPLSEFKTQNRGGVGSKGSSTRDDDFIEQIYPASMHATLLFFTKKGRCYWLKVYEIPEGSKNSKGRAIQNLINIEPDDTVKAFMRVKRLAEDLDFVNSHYIVMGTKKGIIKKSPLADYSRPRQNGVIAITIKEDDELLSARLTNGSNEILMATGKGRAIRFNESVIRAIGRTGQGVKGIALDEGDEVVGMICVKNPEDDILVVSEKGYGKRSKLDDYRVTNRGGKGVKTMKISDKTGDLIDIKNVTEDNDLMIINKSGVTIRVAVADLRVTGRTTQGVRLINLDKKQDAIASVTKVVSERIENEMYESSEGDLVENNEPEDENIE